In Coccidioides posadasii str. Silveira chromosome 4, complete sequence, one genomic interval encodes:
- the SLX8 gene encoding SUMO-targeted ubiquitin ligase complex subunit slx8 (EggNog:ENOG410PTG4~BUSCO:15812at33183), whose product MSRSASAFVDLTTLGSSSPYNGRDEIRPLSSLYTPPPNPSRLHVSGDSHDSKRRRLNHGAAAGPSILTSHAGSTPQNSSAVEGPDVESIDLTSVNDSTTLAHALSKQREDAVKAQHSAKDETGRSALTSYKCPVCMDTPEDATITICGHLFCHKCIIDTLRFGEERRIHENGKTPRGNCPVCRRVLTRSDVPGPRRNLVPLQLKLTTKKKQ is encoded by the exons ATGTCCCGGAGCGCTAGCGCTTTTGTCGACCTTACGACCCTCGGATCATCCTCTCCTTATAACGGTAGAGACGAAATTCGACCTCTCAGCAGCCTTTATACTCCACCACCCAACCCATCACGATTACATGTCTCAGGGGACTCTCACGATTCCAAAAGACGGAGATTGAATCATGGTGCAGCTGCGGGACCCTCCATACTCACATCACATGCGGGTTCTACCCCgcaaaacagctctgcagTTGAAGGCCCCGATGTCGAGTCAATTGACCTAACTTCGGTCAATGACTCTACAACTCTTGCCCACGCTTTATCCAAACAACGAGAGGATGCTGTCAAGGCGCAACATTCTGCAAAAGATGAGACTGGTCGATCCGCTCTAACATCTTACAAGTGTCCTGTCTGCATGGATACGCCTGAAGATGCCACGATTACCATTTGTG GCCACCTATTCTGCCACAAATGCATTATCGACACGCTCCGCTTTGGTGAAGAGAGACGCATACATGAAAATGGAAAAACGCCCCGCGGAAATTGCCCGGTTTGCCGCAGAGTGCTTACAAGATCTGACGTACCTGGGCCTCGACGGAATCTTGTACCTCTGCAGCTTAAGCTGACaacaaaaaagaagcagTAA